A genomic window from Pagrus major chromosome 23, Pma_NU_1.0 includes:
- the LOC141020185 gene encoding WW domain-binding protein 11-like, with product MGRRSTSSTKSGKFMNPTDQARKEARKRELKKNKKQRMMVRAAVLKMKDPRQIIRDMEKLDEMEFNPVQQPLLNEKVLRDKRKKLRETFERIVRLYERENPDTYKELRKLELDYETKRGQLALYFDSVKNAESVEVDSIPLPDMPHAPSNIHIQDIPLPGAQPPSILKKSTSFGKGPLSASSGPVLATVPGVPRLPPGKKPPGPPPGPPPPQVLALYGIPSRRAYGTDAEPSIPGLEKDTAMDLGRDRDSGSDSDRDRDDVDDDESDSEEDSEEERDEGIDGDQRMSVDRQDDERDRDEDRDRSDRHAGRSVRFADMTPEAPREGKRKKKRLVKRTKAITPLQAMMLRMAGQSVPEEEEEEEVEEEYTDESDNSDIEDRGPPGDNQPHLIPNQRLPPPAGPVGQQGPPHLQGPPMAGPPPLGPPPAPPMRPPGPPSGPPPGPPPGAPPFLRPPGMPGGMRGPMPRLLPPGPPPGRPPGPPPGPPPGLPPGPPPRGPPPRLPPPAPPGIPPPPPRAGGPPRPLAPPLSLFPPPLNSNVLSAPPNIVQRQKGAGSNQDGPQGNMPPPAMPMPMRPGVMQMPPPPGTAAAATGPNAGNNPPGHHHTATIEKRANITSVAAAGGGLAAGAGSGGATISAKPQIINPKAEVTRFVPTALRVRRDKSGAMPGAAPGPLEKGVGGVGGRRGDEGMGGGQGQKQQAVAAQMGLVNPVQMGAVSQSNMKTKDQVYEAFMREMEGLL from the exons ATGGGGCGACGTTCGACCTCCTCCACCAAGAGTGGGAAGTTTATGAACCCCACCGACCAGGCCA GAAAGGAGGCCAGGAAAAGGGAGTTAAAAAAG AACAAGAAGCAGAGAATGATGGTGAGGGCGGCGGTGCTGAAGATGAAGGACCCCAGACAGATCATCAGAGACATGGAGAAGCTGGATGAGATGG AGTTTAACCCAGTCCAGCAGCCCCTGCTGAATGAGAAAGTGTTGCgggacaagaggaagaagctACGTGAGACGTTTGAGCGTATCGTTCGCCTGTACGAGAGAGAGAACCCCGACACCTACAAGGAGCTACGTAAACTGGAATTGGACTATGAGACCAAACGAGGGCAGCTGGCTCTCTATTTTGACTCAGtcaag AATGCAGAGTCAGTGGAGGTTGACAGCATCCCTTTACCAGATATGCCTCACGCCCCCTCCAACATCCACATCCAGGACATCCCACTACCAGGGGCTCAGCCTCCCTCCATACTAAAGAAGAGCACCTCATTTGG TAAAGGACCTCTGTCAGCATCCTCTGGACCGGTTTTGGCAACAGTGCCAGGTGTGCCACGTTTACCTCCAGGGAAGAAGCCTCCTGGGCCCCCACCTGGACCCCCACCTCCACAGGTCCTGGCACTATATGGCATTCCTTCTCGACGAGCTTACGGCACAGATGCAG AGCCTTCCATTCCTGGTCTGGAAAAGGACACCGCCATGGACTTGGGAAGAGATCGGGACAGCGGCAGTGATAGTGACAGAGATCGGGATGATGTGGATGATGACGAAAGCGACTCTGAGGAGGAcagtgaagaagagagagatgaaggcaTAGATGGTGACCAGAGAATGAGTGTTGACAGGCAGGATGACGAGAGGGACAGAGATGAGGATAGAGACAGAAGTGACAGGCATGCAG GTCGCAGTGTACGTTTTGCCGACATGACTCCAGAAGCACCGCGTGAAGGAAAGCGCAAGAAAAAGAGGCTGGTGAAGAGGACCAAGGCCATTACCCCCCTGCAGGCCATGATGTTAAGGATGGCAG gtCAGTCTGTtcctgaagaggaggaagaagaagaggtagAGGAGGAATACACAGATGAATCAGACAACTCAGACATCGAGGACAGGGGGCCACCGGGGGACAACCAGCCCCACCTTATACCAAATCAGCGTCTGCCACCCCCTGCCGGGCCAGTGGGACAGCAAGGGCCTCCACACTTGCAAGGCCCACCGATGGCTGGGCCTCCACCTCTGGGTCCACCCCCAGCTCCTCCAATGAGGCCTCCTGGACCACCCTCAGGCCCACCTCCCGGCCCACCACCAG GTGCTCCTCCATTCTTGAGGCCTCCTGGTATGCCTGGAGGCATGAGGGGTCCAATGCCTCGTCTTCTGCCTCCTGGACCTCCACCGGGTCGACCCCCAGGTCCTCCACCAGGCCCTCCTCCAGGCCTCCCACCAGGCCCCCCACCACGAGGACCCCCTCCCAGACTACCACCCCCAGCACCACCAG GtatcccacctcctcccccaaGAGCTGGAGGGCCCCCGCGTCCACTCGCCCCAccactctccctctttcctccacCTCTCAACTCCAATGTGCTCAGTGCTCCTCCCAACATTGTCCAGCGACAAAAAGGCGCAGGATCCAACCAGGATGGTCCACAGGGCAACATGCCTCCTCCGGCCATGCCCATGCCCATGAGACCTGGTGTCATGCAGAtgccacctcctccagggaCAGCTGCCGCCGCCACAGGCCCGAATGCTGGCAACAACCCACCAGGCCATCACCACACAGCCACCATCGAAAAGCGAGCAAACATCACCTCCGTCGCAGCAGCTGGAGGCGGCCTGGCAGCAGGTGCCGGTTCTGGTGGGGCCACCATCTCTGCCAAACCTCAGATTATCAATCCGAAGGCGGAGGTCACCCGCTTTGTGCCCACAGCACTGAGGGTGCGTAGAGACAAGAGCGGAGCAATGCCCGGGGCAGCACCTGGGCCTCTGGAGAAAGGAGTGGGTGGTGTTGGAGGAAGGAGGGGTGATGAAGGTATGGGTGGTGGACAGGGGCAGAAACAGCAGGCGGTAGCTGCTCAAATGGGATTGGTCAACCCAGTCCAGATGGGTGCAGTGTCTCAGTCCAACATGAAGACTAAGGACCAGGTGTATGAAGCCTTTATGAGGGAGATGGAGGGACTCCTCTGA
- the ddx47 gene encoding probable ATP-dependent RNA helicase DDX47, translating to MADVEENVKPNTDETLDGSSSDDDNSPSNGGEVDETVKSFKDLGVTEVLCEACDQLGWKSPTKIQVEAIPVALQGKDVIGLAETGSGKTGAFALPILQSLLASPQRLHTLVLTPTRELAFQIAEQFEALGSSIGVKCAVIVGGIDMMSQSLVLAKKPHIVIATPGRLIDHMENTKGFSLRALKFLVMDEADRILNMDFETEVDKILKVIPRERRTFLFSATMTKKVQKLQRAALKDPVKCAVSTKYSTVDKLQQYYVFIPSKYKDCYLVSILNELAGNSFIIFCSTCNNAQRVALLLRNLGITAIPLHGQLSQNKRLGALNKFKSKSRSVLLATDVASRGLDIPHVDCVINYDIPTHSKDYIHRVGRTARAGRSGKSITFVTQYDVELFQRIETLIGKKLPAFPTQEDEVMMLVERVSEAQRYARLEMKEQGEKRKRPKGGDGDEDDTEQASGVRKKVKGGPGGGGGGGGGGGRGGMKKRGGAAWRGRR from the exons ATGGCGGACGTTGAGGAAAACGTGAAGCCAAACACAGATGAAACACTCGACGGTTCGAgtagtgatgatgataatagtCCGTCTAATGGCGGTGAAGTCGATGAGACAGTGAAGAGCTTCAAGGACCTG GGTGTCACTGAGGTTCTCTGTGAGGCTTGTGACCAGCTGGGATGGAAGAGTCCAACAAAGATTCAGGTAGAAGCTATACCTGTAGCCCTGCAAG GAAAGGATGTTATCGGCCTGGCAGAGACTGGTTCAGGAAAGACGGGGGCCTTTGCTCTGCCCATCCTCCAGTCACTGCTGGCCTCACCCCAGAGGCTTCACACCCTCGTCCTCACCCCCACCAGGGAGTTGGCATTTCAGATCGCTGAGCAGTTTGAGGCCCTGGGCTCCAGCATTGGTGTTAAGTGCG CTGTCATCGTCGGAGGAATCGATATGATGTCCCAGTCTTTGGTGTTGGCTAAAAAACCACACATTGTTATTG CCACACCTGGTCGGTTGATAGACCACATGGAGAACACAAAGGGCTTCTCCCTTCGAGCTCTGAAGTTCCTGGTCATGGATGAAGCAGACAGAATCCTCAACATGGACTTTGAGACTGAG GTGGATAAAATCTTGAAGGTCATTCCCAGAGAGAGGCGCACCTTCTTGTTCTCTGCCACCATGACCAAAAAG GTCCAGAAACTCCAGCGGGCAGCTCTGAAAGATCCTGTGAAGTGTGCGGTATCCACCAAATACTCTACAGTAGACAAATTGCAGCAATATTATGTCTTTATACCATCAAAGTACAAG GACTGTTACCTGGTCTCCATCCTGAACGAGCTGGCCGGCAACTCATTTATAATTTTCTGCAGCACGTGTAACAATGCCCAGCGGGTGGCGCTGTTGTTAAGGAACCTTGGTATCACTGCTATCCCACTTCATGGCCAGCTGAGTCAG AACAAACGTCTTGGAGCGCTGAACAAATTCAAGTCCAAGTCTCGATCGGTGCTGCTGGCAACCGATGTGGCTTCCAGAGGACTGGACATTCCTCATGTCGACTGCGTCATCAACTACGACATCCCCACTCACTCCAAG GACTACATCCACAGAGTCGGACGAACAGCCAGAGCAGGACGGTCGGGGAAATCCATCACTTTTGTCACTCA ATATGATGTGGAGCTTTTCCAGCGAATCGAAACTCTGATTGGAAAGAAACTTCCTGCCTTCCCGACCCAGGAAGACGAAGTGATGATGTTGGTGGAGAGGGTGAGCGAGGCCCAGAGATATGCCCGGCTG GAAATGAAGGAGCAGGGTGAGAAAAGGAAACGGCCCAAAGGAGGAGACGGAGACGAGGATGACACAGAACAAGCAAGCGgagtgaggaagaaagtgaagggaggaccaggaggaggaggaggtggaggaggaggtggaggacgaggagggatGAAGAAGCGGGGTGGAGCAGCGTGGAGGGGAAGACGCTGA